The following coding sequences are from one Leishmania braziliensis MHOM/BR/75/M2904 complete genome, chromosome 36 window:
- a CDS encoding putative 60S ribosomal protein L34, translating into MSCPRVQYRRRMHYATRGNRMKMVRTPGNKLVMQKRAKRSQGIHTPWVLGHKRLGGTKALRHIDARLASRHEKSVSRAYGGVLSHAQVRDRIVRAFLVEEQRIVKQALKEHKKMKLSHRRALNKKKSKQSKKEAIAKKISTKRVAKKKAPAAKKAAPTRQPVGSKLAKK; encoded by the coding sequence ATGTCCTGCCCTCGTGTTCAGTACCGCCGTCGCATGCACTATGCCACTCGCGGCAACCGCATGAAGATGGTCCGCACCCCGGGCAACAAACTCGTGATGCAGAAGCGTGCAAAGCGCTCGCAGGGTATCCACACCCCGTGGGTGCTCGGCCACAAGCGCCTCGGTGGCACcaaggcgctgcgccacatcGACGCCCGCCTTGCCTCCCGCCACGAGAAGAGTGTGTCCCGCGCGTACGGTGGTGTGCTGAGCCATGCCCAGGTCCGCGACCGCATCGTGCGCGCCTTCCTCGTTGAGGAGCAGCGTATCGTCAAGCAGGCGCTGAAGGAGCACAAGAAGATGAAGCTCTCGCATAGGCGCGCCCtcaacaagaagaagagcaagcaGTCGAAGAAGGAGGCCATAGCGAAGAAGATCTCCACCAAGAGGGTTgccaagaagaaggcgccggcggcgaagaAAGCCGCCCCGACGCGCCAGCCGGTTGGCTCTAAGCTGGCGAAGAAGTAA
- a CDS encoding putative 60S ribosomal protein L10a, producing MSKISPQALSEAIQAVLKVDKERKFKESIDLQVNLKNYDPQKDKRFSGSLKLPNVCRPRMTVCLLCDLVHEDIAKKEGVPTMNQEELKKLNKNKKLVKKMCNQYDAFLCSESIIKTVPRLVGPHMHRMGKFPTVCSPSESLTEKVVELRSTVKFQLKKVLCLGTCIGHIEMNEEQLRQNVMMAINFLVSLLKKNWQNLKSAYIKSTMGRPQRIY from the coding sequence ATGTCCAAGATCTCCCCGCAGGCTCTGTCGGAGGCCATTCAGGCCGTCCTGAAGGTGGACAAGGAGCGCAAGTTCAAAGAGAGCATTGATCTCCAGGTCAACCTGAAGAACTACGACCCCCAGAAGGATAAGCGTTTCTCTGGCTCCCTGAAGCTGCCGAACGTGTGCCGCCCGCGCATGACGGTGTGCCTGCTGTGCGACCTTGTGCACGAGGACATCGCCAAGAAGGAGGGTGTGCCGACCATGAACCAGGAGGAGCTCAAGAAGCTCAACAAGAACAAGAAGCTGGTGAAGAAGATGTGCAACCAGTACGACGCCTTCCTGTGCTCGGAGTCGATCATCAAGACCGTGCCGCGTCTGGTGGGGCCGCACATGCACCGTATGGGCAAGTTCCCGACGGTGTGCTCGCCCAGCGAGTCGCTCACAGAGAAGGTCGTGGAGCTGCGCTCGACCGTGAAGTTCCAGCTGAAGAAAGTGCTGTGCCTTGGCACCTGCATTGGCCACATTGAGATGAACgaggagcagctccgccagaACGTCATGATGGCGATCAACTTCCTTGTGTCGCTCCTGAAGAAGAACTGGCAGAACCTGAAGTCGGCGTACATCAAGTCGACCATGGGCAGGCCGCAGCGCATCTATTAG
- a CDS encoding putative 40S ribosomal protein S27-1 codes for MGFFDADLSYPTVRTERMKHKRRRLVQGPNSYFMDVSCPRCRQVTVVYSHATTAVECKGCSKKLCRPTGGKALLVEGCGYRRKPDH; via the coding sequence ATGGGCTTCTTCGATGCTGACCTCAGCTACCCCACCGTGCGCACGGAGCGCATGAAGCACAagcgccgtcgccttgtGCAGGGCCCAAACTCGTACTTCATGGACGTGAGCTGCCCGCGCTGTCGCCAAGTGACCGTGGTGTACAGTCACGCCACCACGGCGGTGGAGTGCAAGGGATGCTCCAAAAAGCTCTGCCGCCCCACTGGTGGTAAGGCGCTGCTCGTGGAGGGCTGCGGGTACCGCCGCAAGCCGGATCACTAA